One window of Spirochaetales bacterium genomic DNA carries:
- a CDS encoding DUF2817 domain-containing protein gives MKKTILLLSLMIVVAPLWGQSDASYRVDGWKGSAAFKQQRNYQDFLKRVHSIKGSSISKEQIGSVTYDGVEYRVMALIHTPERTPEKYVLFISGAHGNETAGPEAIISFFGYIGTHPELFEDIAIYAIPMVNPWGWVHNIRQNANGYDINRDFVNFLTKEARIVSEFGARHEYELVIDHHEAHAGGAFIYAYGYEDSETSRELMRYLKEDGYAVAEQIRSGTRYIPGGVVSIPSGFTSMTPTRWRNRSTIARYFNMNGTAHSFTMETSLYKQFRHRIAVHVEVMKFFIDRYR, from the coding sequence ATGAAAAAAACGATACTTCTTCTTTCCCTTATGATAGTCGTTGCCCCGTTGTGGGGGCAAAGCGATGCATCCTACCGTGTGGACGGATGGAAGGGCAGCGCCGCGTTCAAGCAACAGAGAAATTATCAGGATTTTTTAAAGAGGGTACACTCGATCAAGGGCAGCAGTATCTCGAAGGAACAGATAGGGAGTGTTACCTATGACGGCGTCGAGTATCGGGTAATGGCACTCATCCATACGCCAGAAAGAACACCTGAAAAATACGTACTTTTTATCAGCGGGGCCCATGGAAACGAAACGGCCGGCCCGGAGGCGATCATTTCATTTTTTGGCTATATTGGAACTCATCCCGAACTCTTTGAGGATATCGCCATATATGCCATTCCCATGGTCAACCCCTGGGGCTGGGTGCATAATATCCGTCAGAACGCCAACGGATATGATATCAACAGAGATTTTGTCAATTTTCTCACCAAAGAGGCGCGTATTGTGAGTGAATTCGGCGCACGGCACGAATATGAACTTGTTATCGATCACCATGAAGCGCATGCAGGCGGGGCATTTATCTACGCCTACGGATATGAGGATTCGGAGACATCACGGGAACTGATGAGGTACCTGAAAGAAGACGGTTATGCGGTCGCTGAACAAATAAGAAGCGGTACGCGGTACATACCCGGCGGCGTGGTCAGTATTCCATCCGGATTCACGAGTATGACGCCCACGAGATGGAGAAACCGCTCGACGATCGCCCGTTATTTCAACATGAACGGAACGGCACACAGTTTTACGATGGAGACATCGTTATACAAGCAGTTCAGGCACAGGATCGCGGTTCATGTCGAAGTGATGAAGTTTTTTATCGATCGATACCGGTAA